In Mangrovibacterium diazotrophicum, the genomic stretch TGGACAACACCATTGGTAGACTTCAAGTCTGAAGAAACCACCGTAACTGACTGGTATTGAGAATCGCCGCTGACATCGAGCGAAAACACAATATGCTGTGCCCCTTGATTCACATTGCCCAGATAATCATCCTGCTGCAAGTTGAAGCGAGCACTGTTTCCGGTCAGCGTCGTAGCATAACTGTATTGGGTCGTTAAATCTTCGCGCAGGATTTCCTGGCTGGGAAGAATGTAGTTCTGCAGGATGACCGAAATTTTAGCCATTTCATCTGCATCAATGTCATTCAACGTCGCGGGCCATTCATCTAAATCGGCAAAAATCAGCTCGAAATAGTTGTGAATAGAATAATCGCGCGGAGCCAGGAATGTATTTCCCGATGCGTTAACCTCGTCTTCCAAACCACAAATCTCGATCAGAGAAACAAGCGTGTCGAATTGTGCTGCGTTTTCTTGCAAATACTCCATGGTAGAAACGCCCAACTCGCCTACGTTGTCATCCAGTACTCCCCCATCGGCATAATAGTCATCGCTACAGCCAAACGCGAAGAGCAGAATTACAAATGAGACACCTATGATTGATTTCATATTTAATCTTTTTCGTTTTTCAACTGTTCATTGTTGTTCCAATTCAACTCAAATACCCCGAAGGCTATTGGTTAAACTGCCAGTAATAAGTTTGAGTCATGTTCGGGTTATTTTCAAAGGCTTCATCAGCAACCGGATAAAATCCAGCACCTTGCGCCTCGTCTGTTGCAGAGATATTTTCGTTAAACTCATGCAAGCGCCCCAAACGAACCAAGTCGTAAACACGATGATACTCCCCAATCAACTCCCGGCGGCGTTCTTCCAAAACCTGCTCAATCAACATCGACTGATCCTCCTTGGTATATTCAGGAACACCGGCACGAGCCCTGATTTTATTCAGATTGACCAAACATTCGCTGAGGTTATTCAAACGAGCATCAGCTTCCGCTTTCAGCAACAATAAGCCTCCATAGCGAAAAACAGGGATTGGGGCATCCATTTGATTATAACTCATATCCTTTGTCTTTCGGAATTTGGCAAACATTATTTCGCGCTCCCCATTTTGAAGCGGATCTGAAAAGATCGGCCGTAATTCACTACTGCTCACCGAAAAATCGATACTTTGAAAGAATGCGGCAACCCGTTTATCAGAACCATCGGTTTCGTAATCTGGATAGATCTCCAAAATTTTCGATTTCGGTACTGCCAGCGATAAATTAGAACGGGATGTGTAGGGATTAGTCAAATAGTAAGTCATAATGTGACCATAGTAACCGGAGTATTCTCCCAGATCAGCGTCGTAAAAAATTTCAAACACTACCTCTTCTGATTCCCCCTCGTCAAACAAATCGCGGAAATCGTCTACCGACGCCAATTTAAAAACGTTGGAATCAATAATTTTTTGAAGTGCATCCGATGCTTTTTGGTATTCTCCCAGCCACATGTAAGCATGGGCTTCCAGCGCCAGAGCAGCGCCGCGCGTTCCGCGCGACATCGACTCTTTAATCGTTCCATCGTTCGACCAAGGCAAGTCGGCTGCGGCAGTTTCTGCTTCCTGAACAACCAGCGTCATCACCGAGTCAATCGATTCGCGACCAAGCGGTTCAACATTACGAGGTGTTAAGTTAATTGGAATATCTCCCCAAATTCGAGCAGCATAGAAGTGAGCCATCGCACGCAGAAAACGGGCATCAGCCAGTAGTTCTGCTTTACGCTCATCCGTCAGGTCCTCCGTGATGTTCGGAACCTCTTCCAACACCAGGTTACACTGCTCGATAACGCGATAGAAAAGACGCCAGTTTGTCATCGGCTCCAATTGAGAGCGCTCTATCAGGTGGTTTTCCATACAAGCCTCCCAGTCTCCGTCGTTATTCGGCGTAATCCAATCGCCCGAACGAGCGTCACCCCAAAAGTAGTGGTCACCCCAGGCACCGTTACGCGTTGTAGAGGGTGTGTCCTCTTTCGTCAAACCGGCAAGCGCCCGGCGAAAAATCGCATATCCGGCGGCAACAGCCCCTTCCGCGTCACTTCCGTTTTGCCAGGCCTGATCCTCCGTTACTGTGTTAATAGGCTGTTCATCCAACCAATCCTGACAACTTTGAGTCAGAATTGCCAGTGTTAGCAGTCCCATCAATATCAATTTGTTTTTCATGTTGTGTTTCATTTTCATCATGCTTAAGATCAATTACAGTCCTAAAGAAACTCCGAAGAGCAGCATCCGTCGCATGGGATAACCATCCGAATCGTCGAAGCCGTCAACAGTGATCAACTCCGCATCGGGACCGCTGTACTTTTGGAAAGTGACAACATTATCGAGCGTGCAATACACCCGAGCCGACTGAAACGGCAGGTGTTTCAACAGACCTTTATTGAAGTTATAGGACAGCGTAGCTGTTTTGATTTTAAAATAGGAGCCGT encodes the following:
- a CDS encoding fasciclin domain-containing protein, with amino-acid sequence MKSIIGVSFVILLFAFGCSDDYYADGGVLDDNVGELGVSTMEYLQENAAQFDTLVSLIEICGLEDEVNASGNTFLAPRDYSIHNYFELIFADLDEWPATLNDIDADEMAKISVILQNYILPSQEILREDLTTQYSYATTLTGNSARFNLQQDDYLGNVNQGAQHIVFSLDVSGDSQYQSVTVVSSDLKSTNGVVHVLDSDTHIFGFN
- a CDS encoding RagB/SusD family nutrient uptake outer membrane protein, whose amino-acid sequence is MKNKLILMGLLTLAILTQSCQDWLDEQPINTVTEDQAWQNGSDAEGAVAAGYAIFRRALAGLTKEDTPSTTRNGAWGDHYFWGDARSGDWITPNNDGDWEACMENHLIERSQLEPMTNWRLFYRVIEQCNLVLEEVPNITEDLTDERKAELLADARFLRAMAHFYAARIWGDIPINLTPRNVEPLGRESIDSVMTLVVQEAETAAADLPWSNDGTIKESMSRGTRGAALALEAHAYMWLGEYQKASDALQKIIDSNVFKLASVDDFRDLFDEGESEEVVFEIFYDADLGEYSGYYGHIMTYYLTNPYTSRSNLSLAVPKSKILEIYPDYETDGSDKRVAAFFQSIDFSVSSSELRPIFSDPLQNGEREIMFAKFRKTKDMSYNQMDAPIPVFRYGGLLLLKAEADARLNNLSECLVNLNKIRARAGVPEYTKEDQSMLIEQVLEERRRELIGEYHRVYDLVRLGRLHEFNENISATDEAQGAGFYPVADEAFENNPNMTQTYYWQFNQ